The sequence below is a genomic window from Anser cygnoides isolate HZ-2024a breed goose chromosome 8, Taihu_goose_T2T_genome, whole genome shotgun sequence.
ATGCCAATGTTATTTACCCAACTGTTGATAGTGCGTGTTCGAATTCTCCTTATCTGCTGGCCTCTGCGTAGAGTAGGCAGACAGCAACGAGTTTAAGGAATTAACTAATTGGTTCTGGATGGAGCTGAGCTTGGAGGCCGGCTGTTTGATAGCGCTTGCTAGCTCGGGGTAGCCATGCTCCAAACACATccactgctcctgcagcagctcctggattTTCTTTACATATTGGCCTATGGGGTCAACAGCAGGGAAATCTTTGTGGTCAGGGTGACCATCATCTTCCATCCCATCTTCAGTTTTATCTTCATCAAAGCCTGCCTTGGTTTTGCCTGTGTTTGAGTCAGTTTTTGTTGCTCGATAGCTTGCCGCAGTCGCTGCATGAGCAGTGAGACTCCGGGTATCGTAGTTATTTCTCTGGTTTTGGTTGTCATCGCTGAATTGCTCGTCAATCTTCAGCTCAGTTAAGCACGGGGCATGAAGGCCAGGCTCCAGGTCATCTTCGGTCTCTGTGAGCTCAGCAAaatgtccaggtccctctgtgcCACCACCTGCCCATCCCTGCTCTCCCTGAGCACTCACCTCCACCGCCCGTGAGTTCATGTTGTCCGCTCTGTGCACACCGCACCCGATGGATTTGGTGGAGAGCGGGATATTTACATTCACACCCTTGTCATGGGCTTCCTTGGAGCCATTCACGTGTGAGGGTTCGGTGTTCACCGCAGCATCGTAGTACTGCAACGTGCTGCTGCGCCGCCCAGATGGTGCCGTGGCCACTTGCGTGTTCTCCCGGCAcagctgctcttccagctgggctttggagCTGGCCAGTAACTTGatgctcttctccttttccttgaTCTCATGATCCTGCTGCTCCAATACTGCTCTAATCTGCTccagctcttctttcttcttgctcAGCTGTTCCTCCAGCGTGGCAATCTGCTGCTTCAGAGCGGCAATCCCACCAGGCtcacctgcctctcctccccgtTCCTCGTCCTCTTGAGTGCGGGCACCCCCGTATTCATCTTCCTTCAGCACACTTGGAGCGATTTCACTTATGCTTTTCTCCACTCTCCCAGGGCTCACGCTTCCCTCTGCGAGCTGGGGGGCACCCGGCGAGGCTGGCACCATGTCGGCAGCATCACCCTCCTCAGCCCCACTCTCCAccaccacctgcagctgctgcaccgCGGCATGCTGGCCCTGCCATGGGGGCTGTGCGGGTGCCCTCTCCTTGGGGACCTCCCCGTGCCAGCCCTCCCGCACGGGGCTGCCTTttcctggctgctcctgctgctgcaggaacgCGTCCTGGGGCAGGCTCGAGGTGATGCCGTCGGGTGAACGCAGCGCGGGACGAAACGTGCTTTCAGGGCAGCTCTCATTGTCACCAGGCTGGGAGGGTGACCGGAGGGGACACAGCTCGCACCCATCCCCAGCTGGGGGCTGGCCGGGCAGCAGCGCCGCAGGCATGCTGGAGGCTCGCAGCAGCTGCGGCCGCCCCTGGAGCTCGTCCTCCCAGCGCACCAGCTCGGCGTGCCGCCGCGTCTCAGCCAGGAGGGCTTTCCTGCGGTAGCTGGGCTCCTCGCCGGGCACGGGGGGCCGCGGCGTCTCCTCCGCCCCCAGCGATGCCTTGCGCTGTGCGCGGCACGAGGTGGccagccagcctgggccagcgGCGGCCGCGTACCCGCGGGAGCCGTTCTCGGGCAGGCTGAAGTTTCGGGGCAGCGTGCTGAATTTCGGCTGCTTGGCTTTGCGGTGGATGTGGACCCTCCTGATGGTGTTCCCTTTCTCAATGTCGTCCACATACTTTAGGAAGTCCAGGTCCAGGTGGAAGCCGTACGGAGTCTCCACGGAGTAGGGGAGGCTTCGGGGCTGCTGCCCGTCCCCGTTGGGCTGGGGCGGCTGGCCGGTTGCTGAAACAaccacagggaaaagaaaaaagattgaaTTTTGGAAAGCTGCTAGATCAAAAATAACATGAATTAAGTAGGTGTTCAGAGCAGGAGGGAAATGACAACGACAAGCTCTGCTTTGACACTCCTGGCCCTAGTGTGCATCTACAGAAAACAGTTAATCTACGGTATTTCTGGTAAGAAAATTACTTCcgggcttgttttttttttttttttggtgtgggtTTTTCAAGAAAcgaacaaggaaacaaacatcCCGTGACGGCCGTACCATCTGTCTTCTCCATGGTGTGGTCTGGTCAGGCTGTCAGTGCCCCATCCTCTGACAAGCTGCGGCAGATGAGCTGGTTCGcccttgaaaaaaaagaaacaattttaatgtaaaaaagcCCCATCATCTGAACTTAATCCATCCTTAAAGCCTTCCACTTCTTCACAGGACCCCCCTCGcttcctgtgctctgcagcCCGGCTGTGCCTGCTCAGCACTTCCAAGCGTGCTCGAATCAATAGCTCCTTCGCCGGCGGGAACCACTCACAGCCACATCCCAGGGAGCTCCTTCTGATGAAATATCCCTGCATTATGGATGGTTTTCACTGTGAAAGAGAATGGAGAGGTGTTCAGGAGAATTTCTGTTGGGTTTGAGAGATGGCACAGGGGCTCTTTGCTGATTGCTGTAAGCTGGATGTAGTCTGCAACAGCTATCCTACATAAAATATCATCTCCTCTGAAAACAGCACGGGATATAAACGACACACAGAAGTGACTGGATTGCtaccttaaaaagaaatgcttagCAACCAAAGATTTAAAGTAATGTTataacaaaacttaaaaaaaagagcatgaGACCTCACCACATTGCACTGAGACACAGACAAATTACGTTCCCATCAGGGAGGATCTTCGGGTGGAGATCTGCCTTTATTCCTGCTATGGGGCAAAAAGTGAGTTTTTCTGTTGGAGATTTTCCTTCGAGCATCTAACACGGTTCCAGGCCAGCGAAAAGCTTCTTGTCCAAGTGCATACCTGGCCCCAGGGGAATGGCAGGGCAGGGCCACGCGGCCCCCAGCCCACGCCAGGCTGGCCAGGCAGCTGGGAAGGTCGCCGGGGCTGCTCATTTCAGAGCCCCGCTCACATTCACCTCACTGACCAAACTCGCAGGGTCTGaattcattttctgctcttcGTGTTCTGCCTCCATAACCTCTTGCACTTGGCTGAGCTTCCAGGGCTCCCCACGAATGGGCTCAGGCTGCCTTTGCCCCTCGCTTCGCCTGATGCCGCACGTGTCTGGCCCCGGTCTCATTCGTCTTCCTGGGTTTGGAACTGTCTTTCAAGACCTCTGGCTCATTCCCCATCCCAGGAGAAGCTCTGCCTTGCTGGCCTTCTCCAGCCTGTGTCTGCccaattctctttttcttacatgattgtttttgcattttgtaacTCCTTTTGTAGCTTTCTTCTGATGGAAACGGTGAGGTAAATGGGTAAGGGTATACAGAGCACAGAGGTGCTGCTGTTATTCTCTTCTGGAAGCACTGAAATGACTTTTTAACTGCAACGTGTTTTAATGATGTTTTAACTACAACGGCGACCAGCCGGGAAAACGCCGTCACATCCCGCTGTGTTGTTAGCGTGGGATGGATGCTTGGAGAGATCAGAACCTGTCAGAGGAACCATCAGTTCTGTCCTTACGCCAGACAAGTTCATGGTCAGTTTATGGCCCAGATGGAAAGCTCGGAGGGTCCCCAAGGCAAGGAGACCACCAGCGCTCTCGGGAACACCTCCAGGAGCCAGTACCTCCTGCCCCGTGGAGCCAGCGCCGCGCGGACCGACAGACGCCTGGTGCGTTCCTGAATTAATAGCACTTTTGCTATGAAAGGCAACGTCTTCTGTCTCCTGCCAATAAATAGCAGGCGCCAAAACAAGCACTAATCTCTTcctcaaatgtgtttttttttttaagttttctgatTACAGTCAATTACGGAGCGATTAGGAATCCCAGCTATGGTCCGACCAGCCACATTTCACTCCTCTAGGTCGTTTACttagagggaggggaaaaaaaaaaagccaagcaaTAGGACGCTTCTTAATATCTAGATAATTACACCTAATTGGTTCCTTTATGAACTGGCTGGGTCCCAACTCTGCAGTCCAAATTGCTGCTACGACTTTTCTCTTTTGACCGACCTACTCCAAAATCACCTCGTAACAGGATGTGGAGCATCCCCGGCCAGCTCGTTGGTGCTCCTGTGTCCCCTTGAGCcgtccaggagcagcagcagcagcaccttggcCCTCATGGGTGCACTCGGTACCTGTCCTGGTGCACGGCAATGTCCTCGTGCGTGGTGATATCCTCGTGCATGGATGTGTCCTCATGCACGGCGGTGTCCTCACCCACTCACCTCACCCCCTCAGCTCTGGGAGTGCTCGTCCAGCAGGACTCTGGCCAAGACTCGAGGACGGGCAGCACTTTCTAGTAAGTCTCCATCCCGCTACGCTGAGCCTGGGccaggtttggggttttgctgGCTCTCCCCCTGAAGGACACCGCTTTGCTCTCCGGGCGGGCAGCATCGCACACGCTGCAGCGCTGAATTTCAGCTTTACTGGGCAGAAAGGCAGCGGGGACGGCCAGCCCAGGTATGAGTGGCGTTCCCTTTCTCAAGGCAGCACGAATATATACACAAAAAGGGAAATCGAGAAGGCAACAGCACTGACCGAAGGCATCTCATTGCCGCGGGCAGCCGCTCACAGTGGCAGTGCGCTGCCTTTTACACAGCCGTGCCTGACGCTGCTTCTTTGCAGCCACATTTaacccttccttcccctgcacccCTCCCTCGCTGTtcagccccccctccccgtgccagcACAGACGAGAGCAGCATCGCAGCCTGCAAGATTTACAGAGCAAATTAACTGACCCGCAGAGACGAATAGATACAGATTTCACTCGCTGTGAGCATCTTGCTGGTGGTTTGAAATGAGAACCATTTAACCCTGCGACTACAGCAAGCAGATAACTCACCCCCGCTGAGCAGCGCATTAACACAGCCTCATTAGCTCTAgcacaacattattttttttagctctgCTTGTCGTTTTCTCCTGCACTGCAGCAACCGGCGTTCGCACCTTGTTGCAGCAGGAGAATGTCCGCCAGGACGGCGGCGTGTCCCGTTACCTGCTCGTGCTGCCCCTACCACGCGTGCCGCCCTCCGAGGGCTCCGTCCCCGCGCTGCGGGCAGCGGCTGAGCGCGCCGTGCCGCAGCCGCGCGGCTCCAGTTGTTAGAAAGTTGGTCAGCTGACCGGTGACcttgctggaaaagcaaatacaaGTTTACGACAAGGAGCACAAAAGAGGGATTAATTTTCCAGCAAGCCAGCGCATCGATCTCGCGTGACCTTCCTGAGGACAGTTCGAGCCTGCTGCATCAAATTAGCCACTTTTCACGGCGCGTTTATCTGTTCCACAAAAACACCGAGTGCTGCTTGGGCTACCACCGGCATGTCCCCCTTATCAGGAAAGATAATGTATAAAAAGGTCAATTATTAACGAAACCCCTCCTATTATACCTGATGCTGCAGGCTGCGCCCCGGGCTGGCTCTCTGCCGGCTGCACTTCGCAGGCTGCAGGCATTAGTTATTCTGCTCGGCGCCGGGCGCGGAAACGCAAGCAGCTGCCACAATTAAAAGGCAGCCTCTTGATTAGCAGCCGCAGCGGGCTCGGCGTTGCGAtcagtcctgctgcagccccgctcccagGCACTGCCGACCGGAGCAGGACGGGGCGAGCGGcggctgccctgctgcagggaggcaggggcacagccccgtgctgcCGGGGCCAGACGAACCAAGCCACCCTTTCGCACCGGGGGTACTGGTGCCAGCTTAGATTTCGGGTGGGGAGCCAGCCCCCGGGGCAGACACGGCGTGCTTTTGCCTGCTCGTGATAGTGCACATCCCGCAGCTCCTGCCCCGGGGTTTCCGTAGGGCTTTGCTGAATTGCTGGCACCCCCAGGCTGGCAACAGAGAAATAAAGTCAGCTTCTGCTCTGAAGTTCCCCAAACGTGGCGCTTTCCAAGGCGGAGTTTCGGGCAGCAGTGCCCGCTGACGCCAGCTGCGCCCGCACCCACGTGGACCCAGGGTGCGAACGGGCCGGGACGGAGGATGCTCGGCGCGGGGCTGCTCCACGTGCCGGCTTTCGCCAAGGACTGGCAGCACGAAGCGGGGCCAGCGCCCTTCCCTAGGGCGTAGCACAGTGTAACCAAAGCAGTCGTGTGAGCAGGGAGAATGCCTGGAGGCACTGCAAGGCAGCGCTGCCGGCACTCCGTCTGCTTCTTCTTACGCGACTGCAAAGCGGGACTTTGCCCGCCGCAGCttcaagaaaagcagagctctgccttcGCAGGAAGCCGAACAGCCAGGAAACGTGCAGAAACGGAAGCAGCGCGGCCTTGCGAGCGCTCCCCGAGGCACGGACGGGTTAACTTGTACTCGAGAACCGCGGGACAAGCCCCGGAGCCTGCCAAGCGCCGTCCTTCCCACGCCGCCACCGTCGGCACCCATGGGTCAAAGCGAGCTTTGGAGCACGCTGGCTCGTTGAGTGCTTTCTGCAAGTATTTTGGGGCCGATTCCTCTGGTTTAGTTACACTTGCACGTCTTTTCTGAGCATATTGACGGGGGTTTCACcacacagagcagcaggacGGAAAAATAAACGCCTTTCTGTACGGCACCGACTTTAAAGTAACACTCACAgaattggttttctttttccactgaaaaaaccTAGCAAGAAACTTTGGTTTGTAGCATTTCCTCCTTGCAGTCACACACATCAGACCTACATTTTCTGCCAGATTCAATCCCCATGGGACTGGAGAAGGTCTTCAGGCCTGTGTCCCCGTATGTAAGCGGCAACTGCGACTGAACGGAGTCAAAAACGCGAATGAATTAACGACGGACTGGCACTTGATGGACCTagggcacccagccctgcctgcctgcatgCTCCACCCTGCTGAGTACCTTGCTCAGAGCAGGAGACGGGAGCATTTCTCCCTGGCCATGGTCCCGACGGCCCCGCCAGAGCGAGCGTGGGGCTGTCGTGTGTTCAGACACCCAGAGGGCTCCCACGTGCCGCGCTCCGGCCGCCTCTCACCTTGTGCTCACTCAGGACAGGGGACGGCGGTCTCAAACCGCTGCTGCCTCACGTTACGGCGTTTGCTCCGCAGGCTGCTCCCGCGGATGGCAGGAACCAGACGTCCCCGAAACaccccccccggtccctcccCGTACCCGCCGGgcccgccgcagccccggggtgcCGGATGCTGCGGCGGGGAGCTCTGCGACCGCTCGGCACCGCCGGGAAGCGCTGCACCCAGGCGGTCTGCGGGCTTGCACAACGCCTGGCGGGCACACCGAGCACGGACACGGCCTCCCTCCAGGGGAATTGCTGCCGGAAggattttcagttcagtttcaCCACACAGGAGGAAAAGCGGCGCGCTGCCAGTCGGCCAGGGGCACCCGCACGGGTGGGAGCTCCGGCACGGGAAGGAGTTTCCTTCCAGGCGGAGAAATACAAGTCTGAAAACTCCGTGGCACTAACTAAATGTAAGCAGTCTGTAGGCCCGGCTTGCCTTGCTTGTTGGTATAATTAAAAAGGTTCGTACAAAGGGCGAGAAAGCAGGATTCCAGCGTAAGCCATTTGCAGCCTCAGCGGCCAGAAGGTGGCTTGTGAAGGTCCCCGTGCCTCTGCTTGGAGGGACTCACAGCGG
It includes:
- the KANK4 gene encoding KN motif and ankyrin repeat domain-containing protein 4 isoform X2, with the protein product MEKTDATGQPPQPNGDGQQPRSLPYSVETPYGFHLDLDFLKYVDDIEKGNTIRRVHIHRKAKQPKFSTLPRNFSLPENGSRGYAAAAGPGWLATSCRAQRKASLGAEETPRPPVPGEEPSYRRKALLAETRRHAELVRWEDELQGRPQLLRASSMPAALLPGQPPAGDGCELCPLRSPSQPGDNESCPESTFRPALRSPDGITSSLPQDAFLQQQEQPGKGSPVREGWHGEVPKERAPAQPPWQGQHAAVQQLQVVVESGAEEGDAADMVPASPGAPQLAEGSVSPGRVEKSISEIAPSVLKEDEYGGARTQEDEERGGEAGEPGGIAALKQQIATLEEQLSKKKEELEQIRAVLEQQDHEIKEKEKSIKLLASSKAQLEEQLCRENTQVATAPSGRRSSTLQYYDAAVNTEPSHVNGSKEAHDKGVNVNIPLSTKSIGCGVHRADNMNSRAVEVSAQGEQGWAGGGTEGPGHFAELTETEDDLEPGLHAPCLTELKIDEQFSDDNQNQRNNYDTRSLTAHAATAASYRATKTDSNTGKTKAGFDEDKTEDGMEDDGHPDHKDFPAVDPIGQYVKKIQELLQEQWMCLEHGYPELASAIKQPASKLSSIQNQLVNSLNSLLSAYSTQRPADKENSNTHYQQLEISPTTSLKSIMKKKGYGFHAGGNGTKKNLQFVGVNGGYETTSSEDTSCEDSPSEGDAESETERRAGGLEPTQEEGGGESKGASSGTSSQERREDDDLQEPVAEATPGTEHKADRCKPSEDFLADCQLLSQHLSEIRTTSDEHLRHVLSTVCQEWFRVSSRKSSSPEAVAAYLQALGAIQPQLLEAVVNLADRNGNTALHYSVSHSNFPIAKLLLDTGLLACCHRSLP
- the KANK4 gene encoding KN motif and ankyrin repeat domain-containing protein 4 isoform X1, producing the protein MEKTDATGQPPQPNGDGQQPRSLPYSVETPYGFHLDLDFLKYVDDIEKGNTIRRVHIHRKAKQPKFSTLPRNFSLPENGSRGYAAAAGPGWLATSCRAQRKASLGAEETPRPPVPGEEPSYRRKALLAETRRHAELVRWEDELQGRPQLLRASSMPAALLPGQPPAGDGCELCPLRSPSQPGDNESCPESTFRPALRSPDGITSSLPQDAFLQQQEQPGKGSPVREGWHGEVPKERAPAQPPWQGQHAAVQQLQVVVESGAEEGDAADMVPASPGAPQLAEGSVSPGRVEKSISEIAPSVLKEDEYGGARTQEDEERGGEAGEPGGIAALKQQIATLEEQLSKKKEELEQIRAVLEQQDHEIKEKEKSIKLLASSKAQLEEQLCRENTQVATAPSGRRSSTLQYYDAAVNTEPSHVNGSKEAHDKGVNVNIPLSTKSIGCGVHRADNMNSRAVEVSAQGEQGWAGGGTEGPGHFAELTETEDDLEPGLHAPCLTELKIDEQFSDDNQNQRNNYDTRSLTAHAATAASYRATKTDSNTGKTKAGFDEDKTEDGMEDDGHPDHKDFPAVDPIGQYVKKIQELLQEQWMCLEHGYPELASAIKQPASKLSSIQNQLVNSLNSLLSAYSTQRPADKENSNTHYQQLEISPTTSLKSIMKKKGYGFHAGGNGTKKNLQFVGVNGGYETTSSEDTSCEDSPSEGDAESETERRAGGLEPTQEEGGGESKGASSGTSSQERREDDDLQEPVAEATPGTEHKADRCKPSEDFLADCQLLSQHLSEIRTTSDEHLRHVLSTVCQEWFRVSSRKSSSPEAVAAYLQALGAIQPQLLEAVVNLADRNGNTALHYSVSHSNFPIAKLLLDTGVCRLDLPNRAGYTAVMLTPLAAAETSEDMAVVMRLLKEGDVNVRAAQGGQTALMLGVSHEREDMVRALLSCQADVNLQDEQGTTALMVACRQGNTDMVRLLLAQPGCQLALTDKDGDSALSLAQRSARGDIAALLRRAQHGPSASA